A region of the Fischerella sp. PCC 9605 genome:
TATTTTTTTGACTCAAGTTAGGAATTTCAATAGCCTAATATCCTTAAGCAATTAAGTAAGTAGGTCGGTACAAATAAAGCTAACTAGTTAAGGTCGTCATTAGTCATTGGTGAGCCAGCGCGCTCCAAAGGGGGTTTCCCCCATGTAGACGCCCGCAGGGCGGCTTCGGTGCAGGGTGCGACTGGCGTAGACGCCCGCAGGGCGGTGAGCAGCGCGCAGAAAGGGGGTTCTCCCCATGAGCGACTGCGTAGACGTGCGCAGCGCGGCTTCTCGCAGAGTACCCGAAGGGCTTCTCGCAGAGTACCCGTAAGGGTCATTGGTCATTGGTAAGGGTTTCAAGCATATTTATGTTTCGTAACATAGCTTGATTTATTTCCACTGACTTACTTAGTTGAGCAAAATTAAATTCATTTGTGGAAAAAGGGAACGGGGAACGGGGAACTCTTAACAGGAAAACAATGTGTGTAATTAATTTTGTCTGATTACCTAAGATAATTTTTATTTAATTTTTTGCGTAACTATACTCAGTCTCTTCATTTTAGATTAATGAAATTTAAAGAAAAAATTAAGTAAGTTTTAAATATAAATTAAGTATCGGTTAATAATTTAGTAGAATCTCATTGCTGTAGAAGTGCTAGCAGCCATAAAGTTCAGCAAACAACTAATTCAGCAGTACTTAAAGGAAGAACTTATACAATAATTGCCTATGCAGCAGTTGTAGTTTTGTTTACTGCATTCGCGATCGTTCTTACGAATGCGATTAGATACACAGTTCTTAATAGGAGCAATACCCAAAGAAATGTATACTCTGCTTGCAGTATCATCTTATTTACGTATATGCTGCTACAGAAATTAAAAGTCACAATTAACACCAATATCTAACGATAGGATTTAAAAGTTTGTATATTTAAACTCTGAAGATACCGTGACTCATCCTATATATACTGCTATCACCTTTGCTCCTGTGCAAGGGTTTATCGAAAAATCCCGGAAACTAAGAGACTTATATGGTGCATCTCTAATTCTGTCTCATCTAAGCAAAAAGATAGTTGATGCTGTTAATCAGCTTCCAAATTGTGAAGTTATATCTCCTGGACTGCCCAATTTAGAAAAGGGAATGCCAAATCGGATACTGATTAAAGGGGAATTGAGCCAAGATAAAGTCCAGAGGCTTTTGTTGGATGAGTGGCAGAAAATTTTACAAGTATGTCGGTCGTGGATAGATGATCCAGAAAATGGAAAATTACGCGAATTAGATTACTCCTGGGATAAAGAATGGCGAAACTGGGGTCACTATGCTTGGGAAGTATTTTGGGGACAGGGAAGCGGAAAGACAGAAGATGAAGGAATCATCTTGGCAATGGAGGACTTAGAAACTCGCAAACTCTCTCGTGCTTGGAAAGCAATTAATTGGATTGGAGAAAGTTCTAGTTTAACAGGTGCAGATGGAATAGCATTTCCTGGATTGGGCGCAGAAACTCGCAACCCTAAGCATCTGAATTATAGTTGTGAAAAAAAGGAAATCGAACAATTTTATCAACGTCTTGCAGAGGTTACTGAAGAGGTAGATAAATCTGACAATACAACAGAGGAATCAACAGAATCTGAAGATGAAAGTGAAGATGAACAGATAGAAGGTAAGTTTATTGATCCTAATGAAAAACTGAGTATCCCTGAATTAGTAAAACGTTTGGTGACTAGGGATGATATAGCCAACACTATTGGAATGGAGAAATTAGATAGAGGTTTTAAGGAAATTCAGCGTAAACCAACTAATAATAGACGAGGACAATGGACAGGTTGGTTTATGGGAGATGGCGATAAAGTGGGAGATAAACTCAAAGAAATAGCTAGACAAAGAGGAGAACAAGGAATAAAGGATTTCAGTTATGAAATGCGAAACTGGGGAAAAAACTTTTATAACAATTTTTATAAAGAAACTAGGTTAGGGCGAGTTATTTATGCAGGAGGTGATGATTTTCTCGGAGTAATTTATAGTAGAAATCCCAGAAAGCCCGTGAAGCCATTAGCTGCATTTGAATGGTTAATGACTTTGCGCTCTAAGTGGAGAGAAAATAAACAAGAATGTAACCAGGTTAATTTAAGTGTCGGGTTTGTGTGGGTTGCTGGTAGCGTACCCCAAAGGGATGTACTCC
Encoded here:
- a CDS encoding Cas10/Cmr2 second palm domain-containing protein, producing MTHPIYTAITFAPVQGFIEKSRKLRDLYGASLILSHLSKKIVDAVNQLPNCEVISPGLPNLEKGMPNRILIKGELSQDKVQRLLLDEWQKILQVCRSWIDDPENGKLRELDYSWDKEWRNWGHYAWEVFWGQGSGKTEDEGIILAMEDLETRKLSRAWKAINWIGESSSLTGADGIAFPGLGAETRNPKHLNYSCEKKEIEQFYQRLAEVTEEVDKSDNTTEESTESEDESEDEQIEGKFIDPNEKLSIPELVKRLVTRDDIANTIGMEKLDRGFKEIQRKPTNNRRGQWTGWFMGDGDKVGDKLKEIARQRGEQGIKDFSYEMRNWGKNFYNNFYKETRLGRVIYAGGDDFLGVIYSRNPRKPVKPLAAFEWLMTLRSKWRENKQECNQVNLSVGFVWVAGSVPQRDVLQHCREAEKLAKSRGRNRVTIRVVFNSGQYVQWTCPWDYLHILKKYSDRNGESNWSHVYGDLAQLDARHAFEFKPSAIDYKFAIEFFDLYFPGEGEYLESHIDHLVGEYDDQYDRAVATTNWIRNLIYIGWHLCSNPLNT